In Candidatus Berkelbacteria bacterium, the following are encoded in one genomic region:
- a CDS encoding alanine--tRNA ligase has protein sequence MDLVSLRQKFLDYFQESGYDVVPPSPLVPQNDPSVLFTTAGMQQFKPFYTHPSDAPAPQVATVQPVIRTSDIAEVGDDTHLTSFEMLGNFRFGEKSSMAMKKVAIDEAWRFVRDELGVSEDRVYVTVFGGDKEIPADTESEGIWQVLGVKDIRRAAREDNFWGPTGDEGPCGPTTEIYIDGVEVWNLVFNEYHCDRDGKFAKLDTPGVDTGSGLERLSATLQGKNSVWEIEPFKSWVESIGSSKRVEARVIIDHLRAIVFLVSSDITPANKGREYVLRRLIRKAIFLGSNIAAELKWQEAVNQIRTFYGKTYELKSATEIMEVFGREKSQFESNMTRAKGYLDKWLASSDDRDEKKITELAFYMYESFGFPKEMVLEHLISLGWKVDAEHFAKLFSAHQEVSRAGLDKQFKGGLADHEEKTIQHHTAHHLLLAALRQVLGESVVQRGSNVTSDRLRIDFAFDRKLTDEELKKVEQIVNEKIKADMSVVCEEMDKEAALKSGALAEFGQKYGDKVTVYKIGDFSKELCGGPHVKRTGELGKFEIVKEEASSQGVRRIKAKCLNSSG, from the coding sequence ATGGACCTCGTTTCCTTACGGCAAAAATTTTTGGATTATTTTCAGGAAAGTGGCTACGACGTCGTGCCGCCTTCGCCGCTTGTGCCGCAGAACGACCCTTCAGTGCTCTTCACAACCGCCGGCATGCAACAGTTCAAGCCGTTCTACACCCACCCGAGCGATGCCCCAGCACCACAAGTTGCCACAGTTCAGCCTGTAATCCGCACTAGCGATATCGCTGAAGTCGGCGACGACACTCACCTAACAAGTTTCGAGATGCTGGGCAATTTCCGCTTTGGCGAAAAGAGTTCCATGGCCATGAAGAAAGTGGCGATAGATGAAGCCTGGCGCTTTGTTCGTGACGAGCTCGGCGTTAGCGAAGACCGAGTTTATGTGACCGTGTTTGGTGGGGACAAAGAGATACCAGCCGACACTGAGTCCGAGGGAATCTGGCAGGTGCTAGGCGTTAAAGATATTCGACGCGCCGCTCGCGAAGACAATTTCTGGGGCCCAACTGGCGACGAGGGTCCCTGCGGCCCGACAACAGAAATTTATATTGACGGCGTTGAAGTCTGGAACTTGGTCTTCAATGAGTATCACTGCGATCGCGATGGCAAGTTCGCCAAACTCGACACGCCTGGCGTCGATACCGGCAGCGGCCTGGAACGCCTGAGTGCCACGCTGCAAGGTAAGAATTCCGTTTGGGAAATCGAGCCGTTTAAAAGTTGGGTTGAAAGTATTGGTTCATCCAAAAGGGTTGAAGCGCGGGTGATTATCGACCACTTGCGAGCGATCGTCTTTTTGGTCTCCTCCGATATTACGCCGGCCAATAAAGGTCGCGAGTATGTCTTGCGCCGTTTAATACGGAAGGCAATTTTCTTAGGCTCGAACATCGCAGCAGAATTAAAATGGCAGGAAGCGGTTAATCAAATTCGGACGTTTTACGGCAAGACATACGAGTTAAAGAGCGCCACCGAAATTATGGAAGTTTTTGGCAGAGAGAAAAGCCAGTTTGAAAGCAATATGACCCGTGCAAAAGGGTACCTCGATAAATGGCTCGCTTCGAGCGACGATCGCGACGAAAAGAAAATTACCGAACTTGCTTTTTACATGTACGAATCATTCGGCTTCCCCAAAGAAATGGTTTTGGAGCATTTGATTAGCTTGGGGTGGAAAGTTGACGCGGAACATTTCGCCAAGCTATTTTCGGCTCACCAGGAGGTTTCGCGCGCGGGCCTAGACAAACAATTCAAAGGGGGTCTAGCGGATCATGAGGAGAAAACCATCCAACATCACACAGCCCATCACCTATTGCTCGCTGCCCTGCGCCAAGTTTTAGGCGAGTCGGTCGTCCAACGCGGCTCGAATGTAACCAGCGACAGGCTAAGAATAGACTTTGCTTTCGACCGAAAATTAACTGATGAGGAGCTGAAAAAAGTTGAGCAGATCGTCAACGAAAAAATTAAAGCTGACATGAGCGTAGTTTGCGAAGAAATGGATAAAGAGGCGGCGCTAAAGAGTGGCGCGCTGGCTGAATTTGGTCAGAAATACGGTGATAAAGTTACGGTATACAAAATTGGGGATTTTTCTAAGGAATTATGCGGCGGCCCACACGTCAAACGAACAGGCGAGTTAGGCAAATTCGAGATTGTCAAAGAAGAGGCGTCTTCGCAGGGCGTCCGCCGGATAAAAGCGAAGTGCCTTAATTCTTCGGGTTGA
- a CDS encoding transglycosylase SLT domain-containing protein, translating into MARSIKWWLWSVVALLGLGVILYVIGPVLFASVAYPLKYEDSLCKWSKEYGVDVHLEAAKIMAESTWNPNARSGAGAVGLTQFIPSTARRVYTTINGAEAGAKFNANQLIGNPDLAIQMGTFHLKELIDQYGGNLTKVLIAYNGGGGAVRLYEAGSPIKSTVGYAKRILAMRDAYIKIYGDFCARKAAGEFNVEPRRDSSLFTLDLNEFWKNFLFTQQIDQIEEQVAPIEDLWQNLLR; encoded by the coding sequence ATGGCGCGATCAATAAAATGGTGGCTTTGGTCGGTTGTAGCCCTACTTGGTTTGGGCGTGATTCTTTACGTCATCGGGCCGGTACTTTTCGCCAGCGTTGCTTACCCGTTAAAGTACGAGGATTCGCTCTGCAAATGGAGCAAGGAATACGGCGTCGATGTGCACTTGGAGGCGGCCAAAATCATGGCTGAAAGCACCTGGAACCCAAACGCTCGCTCAGGCGCTGGCGCTGTTGGCTTGACGCAGTTTATTCCGTCCACCGCCAGGCGCGTCTATACCACAATTAACGGCGCCGAAGCCGGAGCGAAATTCAACGCCAACCAGCTTATCGGTAACCCCGATTTGGCAATTCAAATGGGGACTTTTCACTTAAAAGAATTAATCGACCAATACGGCGGCAATCTTACTAAGGTCTTGATCGCTTACAACGGCGGCGGCGGCGCAGTGCGCCTGTACGAAGCCGGCAGCCCGATCAAAAGCACCGTCGGGTACGCCAAACGAATCCTCGCGATGCGTGACGCGTATATTAAAATCTACGGCGACTTTTGCGCTCGCAAGGCCGCCGGGGAGTTCAACGTTGAGCCGCGTCGCGACAGCTCGTTGTTTACGCTCGACTTGAACGAGTTTTGGAAGAACTTCCTCTTCACTCAGCAGATAGACCAGATCGAGGAACAAGTCGCCCCGATTGAAGACCTCTGGCAAAATCTCTTGCGCTAA
- the secG gene encoding preprotein translocase subunit SecG → MTSFLQVAQIAAGLLLVIAVLLQHRGTGLGGAFGGEGMSYRSRRGIEKLLLRASVIFATVFVLAVIAQLLIPSI, encoded by the coding sequence ATGACCAGTTTCTTACAGGTCGCCCAAATCGCTGCCGGACTTCTGCTAGTTATCGCCGTACTGCTGCAACATCGGGGAACCGGTCTAGGTGGGGCCTTTGGCGGAGAAGGTATGTCGTACCGGAGTCGCCGAGGTATTGAAAAATTGCTGTTACGAGCTTCTGTAATTTTTGCCACGGTTTTTGTCCTGGCAGTGATTGCCCAGTTGCTCATTCCGTCGATATGA